The following coding sequences are from one Alphaproteobacteria bacterium window:
- a CDS encoding acyl-CoA carboxylase subunit beta, translating into MQDILDQLEARRVRARLGGGERRIEAQHGKGKLTARERLELLLDENSFEEFDMFVEQAPNEMTADVEPIPGDGVVTGWGLINGRKVFVFSQDFTVFGGSLSEAHAQKICKVMDMAMKTGVPVLGLNDSGGARIQEGVGSLAGYADVFQRNVNASGVIPQVSAIMGPCAGGAVYSPAMTDFIFMVQDTSYMFVTGPEVVKTVTHEDVSQEELGGASTHTTKSSVADSAFENDVEMLLQLRRFYDFLPMNNREQPPVWPTSDPFDREEPSLDTLIPSDPHKPYDIKELIGKVVDEGDFFELQANHAGNIVIGFGRMEGRTIGFVANQPMVLAGCLDIDSSKKAARFVRFCDCFNIPIVTFVDVPGFLPGTSQEYGGIIKHGAKLLFAYAEATVPKVTLITRKAYGGAYDVMSSKHIRGDINYAWPTAEIAVMGPKGAVEIIYREDRDDPEKIEARTEEYRARFANPFIAAQKGFIDDVIYPHSTRRRICRALRLLENKSLENPWKKHDNIPL; encoded by the coding sequence ATGCAAGATATTCTGGACCAACTCGAAGCCCGGCGTGTTCGTGCACGGCTCGGCGGCGGTGAGCGCCGGATAGAGGCGCAGCATGGAAAGGGCAAGCTGACGGCGCGTGAGCGCCTCGAGTTGCTGCTCGACGAGAATTCGTTCGAGGAGTTTGACATGTTCGTCGAGCAGGCGCCGAACGAGATGACGGCGGATGTCGAGCCCATACCCGGCGACGGGGTCGTGACCGGCTGGGGCCTGATCAATGGCCGCAAGGTTTTCGTGTTTTCCCAGGATTTCACGGTCTTTGGCGGCTCGCTGTCGGAAGCGCATGCGCAGAAAATCTGCAAGGTCATGGATATGGCCATGAAGACCGGTGTGCCGGTTCTGGGCCTGAACGATTCGGGCGGTGCGCGGATCCAGGAAGGCGTCGGCTCGCTCGCGGGTTATGCGGATGTGTTTCAGCGCAACGTCAACGCCTCCGGCGTCATTCCCCAGGTCTCTGCGATCATGGGGCCATGTGCGGGCGGGGCGGTGTATTCACCGGCGATGACCGATTTCATCTTCATGGTTCAGGACACGTCCTACATGTTCGTGACCGGGCCGGAGGTGGTGAAGACCGTCACCCATGAAGATGTGAGCCAGGAAGAACTTGGCGGGGCATCGACCCACACCACCAAGTCGAGTGTCGCGGACAGCGCGTTCGAAAATGACGTGGAGATGCTGCTGCAGCTTCGCCGTTTCTATGACTTTCTGCCGATGAACAATCGTGAACAGCCGCCGGTCTGGCCGACCAGCGATCCGTTCGATCGCGAGGAGCCGTCGCTCGATACTCTGATTCCGTCGGATCCGCACAAGCCATACGATATCAAGGAGCTCATCGGGAAAGTCGTCGATGAGGGTGATTTCTTTGAACTGCAGGCAAACCATGCCGGGAACATCGTCATCGGTTTCGGGCGGATGGAGGGGCGCACCATCGGCTTTGTCGCCAACCAGCCGATGGTGCTGGCCGGTTGCCTGGATATCGATTCATCGAAGAAGGCGGCGCGCTTTGTGCGTTTCTGCGACTGTTTCAACATCCCGATCGTCACGTTCGTCGACGTGCCGGGTTTTTTGCCGGGCACTTCGCAGGAATATGGCGGCATCATCAAACACGGTGCCAAGCTGCTTTTCGCCTACGCCGAAGCGACGGTACCCAAGGTGACGCTCATCACCCGGAAGGCCTATGGCGGCGCGTATGACGTCATGTCGTCCAAGCATATCCGGGGCGACATCAACTATGCCTGGCCGACGGCGGAGATCGCGGTCATGGGCCCCAAGGGGGCAGTCGAGATCATTTATCGTGAGGATCGAGACGATCCTGAGAAGATCGAGGCACGGACCGAGGAATATCGCGCGCGCTTCGCCAACCCGTTCATTGCGGCCCAGAAGGGTTTCATCGACGACGTGATTTATCCGCACAGCACTCGTCGTCGGATTTGTCGGGCGTTACGCCTGCTCGAGAACAAGTCGCTCGAGAATCCGTGGAAGAAACACGACAACATCCCGCTCTAG
- a CDS encoding DUF1698 domain-containing protein, whose protein sequence is MNADELNRRVAAFPYWYHRIELPDGVATPGWAPIDAASYRIPGDLTGKRVLDIGAWDGYWSFEALKRGADQVIAIDDFSDFIGQLETEDRKAWETFDLCREALGYDEDRCQRHELTIYDLTPETFGTFDVVFCFGVLYHLRWPMYAIDKLSSVCTSELFIESAIADDFSAYRGGLGKGFGADMVMEFYPNDEYGENETNWWAPTLRAMGGMVKASGFETVRGWKLTDTPARVSQCRGFVWGTKS, encoded by the coding sequence ATGAATGCAGATGAACTCAACCGCCGGGTCGCGGCTTTTCCCTACTGGTACCACCGAATCGAACTCCCCGACGGGGTGGCCACCCCGGGCTGGGCGCCCATCGATGCGGCGTCCTACCGTATCCCCGGCGATCTCACGGGAAAGCGGGTGCTCGATATCGGCGCATGGGACGGCTACTGGTCGTTCGAGGCGCTGAAACGCGGTGCCGATCAGGTCATCGCAATCGACGACTTCTCCGACTTTATCGGCCAACTCGAGACCGAAGACAGAAAGGCGTGGGAGACCTTCGATTTGTGCCGTGAAGCACTCGGCTACGATGAAGATCGGTGTCAGCGCCACGAACTGACGATCTACGACCTGACACCCGAGACCTTCGGCACGTTCGATGTCGTATTCTGTTTCGGCGTTCTGTATCACCTGCGCTGGCCGATGTACGCAATCGACAAGCTGTCGTCTGTCTGCACCAGCGAACTGTTCATCGAATCCGCCATCGCCGATGATTTCAGTGCCTATCGCGGCGGTCTCGGCAAGGGCTTCGGCGCCGACATGGTGATGGAATTCTATCCGAACGACGAATATGGCGAGAACGAAACCAACTGGTGGGCGCCGACGCTGCGGGCCATGGGCGGCATGGTCAAGGCGTCCGGGTTCGAGACCGTACGCGGCTGGAAGCTTACAGATACCCCCGCCCGCGTATCGCAATGCCGTGGGTTCGTCTGGGGTACGAAGAGTTAG
- a CDS encoding adenylate/guanylate cyclase domain-containing protein produces the protein MTESAQIPDDTVPSRRRVGLATILVGGVTLLILLAVGSVLALTVTGATQNTFALLGARATTTLDLVESRIDGQFDPVASAAEELSAQFADGRLNLDNRRDQVFRTFSGILTALPQVTAVVYVPDRGPAMRVTLTEGIAVVVPDTPGLVRRQATILDSARKIDGGSQWLPPLWIKAVSQPVVTVFSPVKRGEEFRGVVILPVTMTKIADFLQILAQRNDLQAFIIYDRERVLGHPQLHNVDFEPTGASNENPLPRIEDLSDPAFALFSGGGDRAASLLRNAPRVTDARVDNDRIVITRDTNRYGERPWTIGVTLLREDVGNEVERLVGMTVVGLIILVIAVLIGFLFARRLNRQISRLVTSASALTRLDVANAPQVPDSRIAELSDAAQAFNRMISALRLFETYVPKQLVLGLMQRGETIETSEERIVTIMFTDIRGFSTRAEQMGAGEIADMLNSHFEMLASAIEAEGGTVDKYIGDAIMAFWGAPQLVPDHAARALRAAAKIQRRVTADNNARRARGDEPLRIRVGVHTGRVIVGNIGSRNRVNYTVVGDAVNTASRIDSLAREFASNEDCIVLTSGDTCDHAGTTNVGMYDLKNLGEREIRGRKGTVSIFQLDASDASS, from the coding sequence ATGACTGAATCGGCGCAGATACCGGACGATACGGTCCCCAGTCGACGGCGCGTTGGTCTCGCAACGATCCTCGTGGGGGGTGTCACACTCCTGATCCTGCTCGCCGTCGGCAGCGTTCTCGCGCTAACAGTGACCGGCGCCACCCAGAACACTTTCGCGCTGCTTGGCGCCCGCGCCACCACCACGCTCGACCTCGTCGAGTCACGCATCGACGGCCAGTTCGATCCGGTCGCGTCTGCCGCCGAGGAATTGAGTGCCCAGTTTGCCGATGGCCGACTCAACCTCGACAACCGCCGCGATCAGGTGTTCCGGACATTTTCCGGCATTCTGACCGCCTTACCCCAGGTCACGGCCGTCGTTTATGTCCCCGACCGAGGACCGGCGATGCGCGTGACGCTCACGGAAGGAATCGCGGTTGTGGTGCCCGACACTCCGGGATTGGTTCGACGGCAGGCGACGATTCTCGACTCGGCCCGCAAGATCGACGGAGGGTCTCAATGGTTGCCGCCGCTCTGGATCAAGGCGGTTTCACAACCGGTCGTCACGGTATTTTCGCCTGTCAAACGGGGGGAAGAATTCCGCGGTGTGGTCATACTGCCGGTGACCATGACGAAGATCGCGGATTTCCTGCAAATACTCGCCCAGAGGAACGACCTTCAAGCCTTCATCATTTACGACCGCGAGCGGGTTCTCGGGCATCCACAACTGCATAATGTCGATTTCGAGCCGACCGGCGCATCCAACGAAAACCCGCTGCCACGAATAGAAGACCTTTCCGACCCCGCCTTTGCGCTGTTCAGCGGCGGAGGCGACCGTGCAGCGTCTCTCCTGCGGAACGCACCGCGGGTCACCGACGCGCGGGTCGACAATGACCGGATCGTCATCACACGCGACACGAACCGGTACGGCGAACGCCCCTGGACCATCGGCGTCACCCTGTTGCGTGAGGACGTCGGGAACGAAGTCGAGCGCCTGGTCGGCATGACCGTCGTCGGTCTGATCATCCTGGTGATCGCCGTACTGATCGGGTTCTTGTTCGCGCGGCGCCTGAACCGTCAAATCAGCCGCCTTGTCACATCCGCAAGCGCCCTGACGCGCCTCGACGTGGCCAATGCCCCCCAAGTACCCGACAGCCGGATAGCCGAGCTCTCCGACGCCGCACAGGCATTCAATCGCATGATCAGCGCGCTTCGGCTGTTCGAAACCTACGTCCCCAAGCAGCTCGTCCTTGGCCTGATGCAGCGAGGCGAAACGATCGAGACATCCGAAGAACGGATCGTGACGATCATGTTCACCGATATTCGCGGCTTTTCAACCCGCGCAGAGCAAATGGGTGCCGGCGAGATCGCCGACATGCTGAACTCCCACTTCGAGATGCTGGCCAGCGCGATCGAAGCCGAAGGTGGGACGGTCGATAAATATATCGGGGACGCGATCATGGCGTTCTGGGGCGCACCGCAGCTTGTCCCCGATCACGCCGCGCGGGCGCTGCGCGCAGCGGCCAAAATTCAGCGACGCGTTACCGCCGATAACAACGCGCGGCGCGCGCGCGGAGATGAACCGCTTCGCATCCGGGTCGGCGTCCATACGGGGCGGGTAATTGTCGGCAATATCGGTTCACGGAACCGTGTGAACTACACCGTCGTCGGAGACGCCGTGAACACCGCGTCACGGATCGATTCCCTGGCAAGGGAATTCGCCTCAAACGAAGACTGCATCGTCCTGACCAGCGGTGACACCTGCGACCACGCGGGCACAACCAATGTCGGCATGTATGATCTCAAGAACCTTGGAGAACGTGAAATCCGCGGCCGCAAGGGTACCGTCTCGATATTTCAACTCGACGCCAGCGATGCATCCAGCTAG
- a CDS encoding acetyl/propionyl/methylcrotonyl-CoA carboxylase subunit alpha, giving the protein MFKKILIANRGEIACRVIRSAKEMGIATVAVYSDADAGALHVRMADEAVHIGPPPAAESYLVSDKILAAIRDTGADAVHPGYGFLSENAEFARALEAEGVAFIGPPPDAIAAMGDKIESKKLADAAGVSTVPGHMDTIADAAEAVRIAGEIGYPVMIKASAGGGGKGMRIAFSEDEVEECFRSAQNEARSSFGDDRIFIEKYVEEPRHIEIQVLADAHGNVIHLGERECSIQRRHQKVVEEAPSPFLDAETRAAMGAQSCALAAAVGYRSAGTVEFIVDKDRNFYFLEMNTRLQVEHPVTEMITGLDLVEQMIRIADGEKLALRQEEVAINGWAIETRVYAEDPSRNFLPAIGRLVRYRAPAQDGANVRIDTGVGEGSEISMFYDPMIAKLATYGADRNQAIARMQDALDGYYIRGTGHNTAFLASIMAHPRFAEGRLTTNFIAEEYPDGYAPAAPEGALRDRFAAVAAYIHGRFASRAHQSGTGGAPVLPTNVIPWQVRMGDVGNEVHVTYRPDGADVAVDGRAVAFATDWTLGNPVFSATFDDGVATFQIDRMGVAYRLTHRGVEAVVRVLTPRGGELDARMPEKVPPDMSRFVLSPMPGLLVSVAVEEGTPVRAGEEIAVVEAMKMENVLRAASDGVVKTLHAAPGDSLAVDQAIVEFE; this is encoded by the coding sequence ATGTTCAAGAAAATCCTGATCGCCAACCGGGGCGAAATTGCGTGCCGCGTTATCCGCAGTGCGAAAGAAATGGGGATCGCGACGGTGGCCGTGTATTCGGATGCGGACGCGGGGGCCCTGCATGTGCGTATGGCCGATGAGGCGGTGCATATCGGCCCGCCACCGGCGGCCGAGAGTTACCTTGTCTCCGATAAGATTCTCGCCGCGATCAGGGATACCGGCGCGGACGCGGTGCATCCGGGCTACGGGTTCCTGTCGGAGAATGCCGAGTTTGCCCGCGCCCTCGAGGCGGAGGGCGTGGCGTTTATCGGTCCGCCGCCCGACGCAATCGCGGCGATGGGCGACAAGATCGAATCCAAAAAGCTTGCCGACGCGGCTGGTGTCAGCACCGTGCCGGGGCATATGGACACCATCGCGGACGCGGCCGAGGCCGTGCGGATCGCCGGAGAAATCGGTTATCCGGTAATGATCAAGGCCTCTGCCGGCGGCGGCGGCAAGGGGATGCGCATTGCCTTCAGCGAAGACGAGGTCGAAGAGTGTTTTCGCTCGGCGCAGAACGAGGCGCGCTCCAGTTTCGGCGATGACCGGATTTTCATCGAGAAATATGTCGAGGAACCCCGCCACATCGAGATTCAGGTCCTGGCGGACGCCCACGGCAACGTGATTCACCTCGGTGAGCGCGAATGCTCGATTCAACGCCGCCACCAGAAAGTGGTGGAGGAGGCGCCCTCGCCGTTCCTTGACGCCGAAACCCGTGCGGCCATGGGTGCGCAGTCCTGCGCTCTGGCGGCGGCAGTGGGATACCGGTCGGCCGGCACGGTTGAGTTTATCGTCGACAAGGACCGGAATTTCTATTTCCTGGAAATGAATACCCGCCTGCAGGTCGAGCATCCGGTGACCGAGATGATCACCGGGCTTGACCTGGTGGAGCAGATGATCCGTATCGCGGACGGCGAGAAGCTGGCGTTGCGCCAGGAGGAAGTCGCGATCAACGGCTGGGCGATCGAGACGCGGGTGTATGCCGAGGATCCCAGCCGTAACTTCCTGCCGGCGATCGGTCGTCTCGTGCGCTATCGTGCGCCCGCGCAGGATGGTGCAAATGTACGCATCGATACCGGCGTGGGAGAGGGCTCGGAAATCTCGATGTTCTACGACCCCATGATCGCCAAGCTGGCGACCTACGGCGCCGACCGGAACCAGGCCATCGCCCGGATGCAGGATGCGCTCGACGGATATTACATCCGCGGCACGGGTCACAATACGGCCTTTCTCGCGTCGATCATGGCCCATCCCCGGTTTGCGGAGGGGCGCCTGACCACGAACTTCATCGCCGAGGAATATCCCGACGGTTATGCCCCGGCGGCTCCGGAAGGGGCGCTGCGGGACCGGTTTGCGGCGGTGGCCGCGTATATACATGGCAGATTTGCCAGCCGTGCGCATCAGTCGGGTACCGGCGGAGCACCGGTGTTACCGACCAATGTGATCCCGTGGCAGGTGCGGATGGGCGACGTCGGGAACGAGGTGCATGTCACATATCGACCCGACGGCGCGGACGTTGCGGTCGACGGACGGGCGGTGGCCTTCGCGACAGACTGGACACTCGGCAATCCGGTGTTCTCAGCGACCTTTGACGATGGCGTGGCGACCTTCCAGATTGATCGGATGGGTGTGGCCTATCGCCTGACCCATCGCGGGGTCGAGGCTGTGGTCCGGGTGCTGACACCACGCGGCGGTGAACTCGATGCCCGGATGCCCGAGAAGGTGCCGCCCGACATGAGCCGATTTGTCCTGTCGCCGATGCCGGGCCTGCTGGTCTCCGTTGCGGTGGAAGAGGGTACGCCGGTGCGCGCTGGCGAGGAAATCGCCGTCGTCGAGGCGATGAAAATGGAGAATGTACTTCGCGCCGCGTCGGACGGGGTGGTGAAGACCCTGCATGCGGCACCGGGCGACAGCCTCGCGGTCGATCAGGCCATCGTCGAGTTCGAGTGA
- a CDS encoding acylphosphatase yields MAETVAVRVVIRGRVQGVWFRAWTENVARDQCLDGWVRNRSDGSVEAVFAGPVQAVDRMVNSCHEGPPASVVENVTEERIDAEPLIGMGFQKKSTV; encoded by the coding sequence ATGGCCGAGACGGTTGCGGTACGGGTCGTCATCCGCGGCCGTGTTCAGGGGGTCTGGTTTCGTGCCTGGACCGAGAATGTGGCGCGGGATCAGTGCCTGGATGGCTGGGTGCGCAACCGGTCCGACGGTTCGGTTGAGGCGGTTTTCGCCGGACCGGTCCAGGCTGTCGATCGGATGGTGAATAGCTGTCACGAGGGGCCGCCGGCCTCGGTCGTGGAAAACGTGACCGAAGAGCGGATCGACGCCGAACCGCTGATCGGAATGGGCTTCCAAAAGAAATCCACGGTCTAG
- the lipB gene encoding lipoyl(octanoyl) transferase LipB produces the protein MAPGTVVWQTTPGLQAYDEAVSTMEARVEAVRHGKADELVWLVEHPPLYTAGTSAKPDDLLDVDRFPVHETGRGGQYTYHGPGQRVAYAMIDLRERGQDLRAYVRGLEAWVIETLSTFGITGERRDGRVGIWVARGDGREDKIAAIGVRVRHWVTYHGISINVSPDLEHFSGIVPCGIGEAHLGVTSLADLGIDADMDDVDAALKAGFTKIFG, from the coding sequence ATGGCGCCGGGAACCGTCGTCTGGCAGACCACGCCGGGTCTGCAGGCTTACGACGAGGCGGTGTCGACAATGGAGGCACGGGTCGAAGCCGTCCGCCATGGCAAGGCCGACGAGTTGGTATGGCTCGTCGAGCACCCCCCACTCTACACCGCCGGCACCAGCGCCAAACCGGACGATCTGCTCGACGTCGACCGGTTCCCGGTACACGAAACCGGTCGAGGCGGGCAATACACCTATCATGGGCCCGGCCAGCGCGTGGCCTATGCCATGATCGATCTGCGCGAACGCGGCCAGGATCTGCGCGCGTATGTGCGCGGCCTTGAGGCATGGGTCATTGAGACCCTATCGACATTCGGAATCACCGGCGAACGTCGGGACGGAAGGGTTGGCATCTGGGTTGCCCGAGGCGATGGCCGGGAGGACAAGATCGCGGCCATCGGTGTCCGGGTGCGCCATTGGGTCACCTATCACGGCATTTCCATCAACGTATCGCCCGATCTGGAGCATTTCTCGGGCATCGTGCCGTGCGGCATCGGCGAAGCGCATCTGGGAGTCACCAGTCTCGCCGATCTGGGCATCGACGCCGACATGGACGATGTGGATGCGGCTCTGAAAGCCGGTTTCACGAAGATTTTCGGCTAA
- a CDS encoding NADP-dependent malic enzyme, with protein sequence MAEDIREASLRYHREGRPGKIEVVASKPLGNQRDLSRAYTPGVAQASLAIAEDPALAAELTVRGNLVGVVTNGTAVLGLGAIGPLASKPVMEGKGVLFKKFADIDVFDIEVDETDVERFVDIVAALEPTFGGINLEDIKAPECFEIEKRLRERMNIPVFHDDQHGTAIIVGAAVRNGLRLAERDISKARLVTSGAGAAALACVGLLIEMGLPKENVTLTDIEGVVYKGREKGMNPYLEAYAQETDARTLADAIAGADIFLGLSAPGVLTQDMVKTMAATPLIFALANPNPEIMPEDAKAASPDAIIASGRSDYPNQVNNVLCFPHIFRGALDVGATDINEAMKIAAVDAIANLAMRETSDVVASAYGGQVAKFGADSIIPSPFDPRLIREVAPAVARAAMESGVATRPIEDFDAYLEKLDRFVFRSGLLMRPIFDLARADRKRIVYAEGEDERVLRAAKAVIDEGIGIPILIGRPDVVQSRVERLGLNFRPGEECEVINPQDDPRYRDYWELYHSLAERKGVSPDEARTRVRTNSTVIAALALMRGDADAMICGTEGRYDRHLQHVQDIVGLRKEVHELSAVSVLILSKGTVFITDTYVTPNPTVVEIAEMTHLAAEEVRRFGLEPKVALLSHSSFGSSNSDSAQKMRAARKLVYDREPDLQVEGEMHADSAIDPDIRERIFPNSVLEGQANLLVMPDQDAANIAFNLLKTLADGLAVGPILVGAERSAHVLTPSVTARGVLNMSAVAAVGAQHDARAKD encoded by the coding sequence ATGGCTGAAGATATTCGTGAAGCGTCTCTGCGGTATCATCGCGAAGGACGGCCCGGCAAGATCGAGGTCGTCGCATCCAAGCCTCTGGGCAACCAGCGAGATCTGTCGCGCGCTTACACGCCGGGTGTCGCACAGGCATCACTGGCGATCGCAGAAGACCCGGCACTTGCCGCGGAACTTACCGTACGGGGCAATCTCGTCGGTGTGGTAACCAACGGGACCGCGGTGCTCGGACTCGGCGCGATCGGCCCCCTGGCCTCCAAGCCCGTCATGGAGGGCAAGGGAGTCCTGTTCAAGAAATTCGCGGACATCGACGTGTTCGATATTGAAGTCGACGAGACGGATGTCGAACGCTTCGTGGACATTGTCGCCGCGTTGGAGCCGACGTTCGGCGGGATCAACCTGGAAGATATCAAGGCGCCCGAATGTTTCGAGATCGAGAAGCGCTTGCGCGAGCGCATGAATATTCCGGTTTTCCACGACGACCAGCACGGCACCGCCATCATCGTCGGGGCCGCCGTCCGGAACGGCTTGCGCCTCGCGGAAAGAGATATCTCGAAGGCCCGTCTGGTCACATCCGGCGCCGGGGCGGCGGCGCTCGCCTGCGTGGGGCTGTTGATCGAAATGGGCCTGCCCAAGGAGAATGTGACGCTTACCGATATCGAGGGCGTTGTGTACAAGGGCCGAGAGAAGGGGATGAACCCCTATCTTGAGGCGTATGCGCAGGAGACCGACGCGCGGACCCTCGCCGACGCCATCGCGGGTGCGGATATCTTTCTCGGTTTGTCGGCCCCCGGTGTACTGACCCAGGACATGGTCAAAACCATGGCCGCGACGCCGCTGATCTTTGCGTTGGCCAACCCCAACCCGGAAATCATGCCGGAAGACGCCAAGGCCGCGTCTCCCGATGCGATTATTGCCAGCGGGCGGTCCGATTATCCCAACCAGGTCAACAACGTGCTGTGCTTCCCGCATATTTTCCGCGGCGCGCTGGACGTGGGCGCGACGGACATCAACGAGGCGATGAAGATCGCCGCCGTGGACGCGATCGCCAACCTGGCAATGCGCGAGACATCGGACGTTGTCGCATCAGCCTATGGTGGGCAGGTGGCGAAGTTCGGCGCGGATTCGATTATCCCCAGCCCGTTCGATCCGCGGCTGATCCGCGAGGTGGCGCCGGCCGTGGCGCGGGCCGCGATGGAGAGCGGTGTCGCGACGCGCCCGATCGAGGATTTCGACGCCTATCTCGAGAAACTGGACAGGTTTGTCTTCCGCTCGGGCCTGTTGATGCGGCCGATTTTCGACCTCGCCCGGGCGGACAGAAAACGGATCGTCTATGCGGAAGGCGAGGATGAGCGCGTGTTGCGTGCCGCCAAAGCCGTCATCGACGAAGGCATCGGCATCCCCATTCTGATTGGCCGCCCTGACGTCGTGCAGAGCAGGGTCGAACGGTTGGGTCTCAATTTCAGGCCGGGTGAGGAGTGCGAGGTCATCAACCCGCAGGATGATCCGCGTTATCGCGATTACTGGGAGCTTTATCACAGCCTGGCGGAGCGCAAGGGCGTGTCGCCGGACGAGGCGCGGACCCGGGTGCGAACGAACTCTACTGTCATTGCGGCACTGGCGCTGATGCGCGGTGATGCGGATGCCATGATCTGTGGCACCGAAGGGCGGTACGACAGACATCTTCAACACGTCCAGGATATTGTCGGGTTGCGCAAGGAAGTGCATGAATTGTCGGCGGTGTCGGTGCTTATTCTGTCGAAGGGCACGGTCTTCATCACCGATACCTATGTCACGCCCAACCCGACTGTCGTCGAGATTGCCGAAATGACCCATCTGGCCGCCGAAGAAGTGCGGCGGTTCGGTCTGGAGCCGAAAGTGGCACTGCTTTCCCATTCCAGTTTTGGCAGTTCGAATTCGGACTCCGCACAGAAAATGCGCGCGGCGCGGAAGCTGGTGTACGACCGCGAGCCGGACCTGCAGGTTGAAGGAGAGATGCATGCGGACTCCGCGATCGATCCCGATATCCGGGAGCGAATTTTCCCGAATAGCGTTCTTGAAGGACAGGCGAATTTGCTTGTCATGCCGGACCAGGATGCGGCGAACATAGCATTCAACCTGTTGAAAACATTGGCGGATGGTCTGGCTGTCGGACCGATCCTCGTGGGGGCGGAACGTTCGGCCCATGTGCTGACGCCATCTGTCACGGCGCGTGGCGTATTGAACATGAGTGCGGTCGCGGCAGTGGGCGCGCAGCATGACGCCCGGGCGAAGGACTAG
- the mgtE gene encoding magnesium transporter: MTHQPDIDEGAAGLETERSYGVDESLVRTCEIALSVGRIDELDGLIDGLHASDLADLLEELSTDSRRILFDHVRDRLDPELLTHLDDVVREDVLEQLEPAEVAAAITELDTDDAIDVFEDVAEADQASVLARLSPSDRALVEQALTYPEDSAGRLMQHELVTVPKDWSVGNSIDYMRERAADLPRDFYEIYVVDDDRHPVGTIPLSRLMRNQRDVRIDDIMLTDLRSARVEMDQEEAALMFRQYALLSAPVVNDNGQLVGVITADDIVHVIHEEAEEDILRLGGVREDDFYEAVLGTTRARFSWLLVNLGTAITASLVIGLFDAAIEQVVALAILMPIVASMGGNAGTQTLTVAVRALAMKELTPANAARILGKEVIVGGINGMLFALVMGVVAWLWFGEPIIGFIIAAAMLINLLIAGFAGVTIPIFLERLRIDPAVGSAVVLTTITDVVGFVSFLGLAAIILL; this comes from the coding sequence ATGACCCACCAGCCGGATATCGACGAGGGCGCGGCCGGTCTCGAGACCGAGCGCAGCTATGGTGTCGATGAATCGCTGGTGCGGACCTGCGAAATTGCTCTATCCGTTGGTCGGATCGATGAACTCGATGGTTTGATTGACGGGCTCCACGCGTCCGATCTGGCGGATCTTCTCGAAGAACTGAGTACCGACAGTCGACGAATTCTGTTCGACCATGTGCGCGATCGTCTCGATCCCGAACTACTGACCCATCTCGATGACGTGGTGCGTGAGGATGTTCTTGAGCAGCTGGAGCCGGCCGAAGTCGCCGCCGCCATCACCGAGCTCGATACCGATGATGCGATCGATGTTTTCGAGGATGTCGCGGAGGCGGATCAGGCCAGTGTCCTGGCGCGTTTGTCGCCATCCGACCGGGCGCTCGTTGAACAGGCGCTGACCTATCCCGAAGACAGTGCCGGACGCCTGATGCAGCACGAGCTGGTCACGGTCCCGAAGGACTGGTCGGTCGGTAACAGCATCGATTACATGCGCGAACGTGCAGCGGATCTTCCGCGTGACTTCTATGAAATCTATGTGGTGGATGATGACCGGCATCCGGTCGGCACCATTCCGCTTTCGCGGCTGATGCGAAACCAGCGGGATGTTCGTATCGACGACATCATGCTGACGGATCTTCGCTCGGCCCGTGTCGAGATGGATCAGGAAGAGGCGGCACTGATGTTCCGACAGTATGCGCTGCTGTCGGCCCCCGTTGTGAATGACAACGGGCAACTCGTTGGTGTCATCACGGCCGACGATATCGTCCATGTCATTCACGAAGAGGCGGAAGAGGATATCCTGCGTCTCGGCGGTGTGCGGGAGGATGATTTCTACGAAGCTGTTCTGGGCACCACGCGGGCGCGATTTTCCTGGTTGCTGGTCAACCTGGGAACGGCGATTACGGCCTCTCTGGTCATCGGCCTTTTCGACGCGGCGATCGAGCAGGTGGTCGCGCTTGCCATCCTCATGCCGATCGTTGCCTCAATGGGGGGCAATGCGGGTACCCAGACGCTGACGGTGGCCGTGCGCGCGCTTGCGATGAAGGAGCTGACTCCGGCCAATGCCGCGCGCATTCTGGGCAAGGAAGTCATCGTCGGCGGCATCAACGGCATGCTGTTCGCGCTCGTCATGGGCGTCGTTGCCTGGTTGTGGTTCGGTGAACCGATAATTGGTTTCATCATCGCCGCCGCCATGCTGATCAATCTTCTCATCGCCGGTTTCGCGGGCGTGACGATTCCCATTTTTCTGGAGCGCTTGCGTATCGACCCCGCGGTCGGATCGGCGGTCGTCCTCACGACGATTACCGACGTCGTTGGCTTTGTATCGTTCCTCGGCCTCGCGGCCATCATCCTGCTATGA